A region of uncultured Desulfobacter sp. DNA encodes the following proteins:
- a CDS encoding Lrp/AsnC family transcriptional regulator produces MIEDQTSKDILNRIQADFPIHPRPYKILAQELGLSEDQLIDRIGQMKQEMIIRRIGGNFSPDRLGFYSTLCAARVAPDKIELFTSTVNEFRGVTHNYQRDHQYNIWFTFIAPSTQEINENLETISQKTGVTEILNLPATHVFKIAANFKV; encoded by the coding sequence ATGATAGAAGATCAGACAAGTAAAGACATACTAAACCGAATCCAGGCAGACTTCCCGATTCATCCAAGACCCTACAAGATTCTGGCCCAGGAGTTAGGCCTCAGTGAGGATCAGCTTATTGATAGAATTGGGCAAATGAAACAGGAGATGATTATCCGCAGAATCGGCGGAAATTTCAGCCCTGACCGCCTGGGCTTTTATTCCACCCTGTGCGCGGCCCGGGTGGCCCCGGACAAAATTGAACTGTTCACCAGCACCGTCAATGAGTTCAGAGGTGTTACCCATAACTACCAAAGGGATCACCAGTACAATATCTGGTTTACATTTATAGCGCCGTCAACTCAAGAAATTAACGAAAACCTTGAAACCATTTCACAAAAAACAGGCGTGACCGAAATCCTCAACCTGCCGGCCACCCATGTGTTTAAAATAGCGGCGAATTTTAAAGTCTGA
- a CDS encoding VacJ family lipoprotein — MKYFQILIVMFLTLTTGQVVAGNTTDQTGQTAPAGFTQTVEENSPSDTAGDNDFEADIFQDDHDHQTDQDNHAMVADPLEGVNRAVFVFNDKLYMYLLKPLATGYSWVVPTVARKSVKNFFYNLVFPLRFVNDLLQGKGEAASMEFCAFFINTTLGFGGLNDFAQKYVGIRLQDEDFGQTLGVYGIGNGIYLVLPVLGPSSLRDAVGRAGTWFIDPINYLQPDLLSWGVWGLEKVNWTSFRIQDYDAFKEASIDPYTAMRNAYIQNRNALVKDVAGAQKWKNRKD; from the coding sequence ATGAAATATTTCCAGATTCTTATCGTTATGTTCCTGACACTGACGACAGGCCAGGTGGTTGCCGGGAACACAACGGATCAAACAGGGCAGACCGCACCTGCAGGTTTCACCCAGACAGTCGAAGAAAACAGTCCGTCAGACACGGCAGGTGATAACGACTTTGAAGCAGATATTTTTCAGGATGATCATGATCATCAGACTGACCAGGATAACCACGCCATGGTGGCAGATCCCCTTGAAGGGGTAAACCGTGCGGTATTTGTTTTTAATGATAAGCTTTATATGTATCTCTTAAAGCCTCTGGCAACGGGATATTCCTGGGTGGTTCCCACAGTTGCCCGTAAGAGCGTCAAAAATTTCTTTTACAATCTGGTTTTTCCCCTCCGTTTTGTCAATGATCTGCTCCAGGGTAAGGGTGAGGCTGCTAGCATGGAGTTTTGTGCCTTTTTCATCAATACCACCCTTGGTTTTGGGGGATTGAATGATTTTGCCCAGAAATATGTGGGCATCCGGCTTCAGGATGAAGATTTTGGCCAGACCCTCGGCGTATACGGTATTGGCAACGGGATTTATCTGGTGCTGCCCGTTCTTGGTCCAAGTTCCTTGAGGGATGCCGTGGGAAGGGCAGGGACCTGGTTTATTGATCCCATTAATTATCTGCAGCCCGATCTTTTATCCTGGGGCGTCTGGGGGCTTGAAAAGGTAAACTGGACGTCATTCCGCATCCAGGATTATGACGCATTCAAGGAGGCATCCATAGATCCTTACACAGCCATGCGCAACGCCTATATCCAAAACCGCAATGCCCTTGTCAAGGATGTGGCCGGTGCACAAAAGTGGAAAAATCGTAAAGATTGA
- a CDS encoding ABC transporter permease yields MLKQHIEKLGLACIDGTRSIGRISIFFFQGIFRNFVPFVQTAKVMEQVWFIGAKSMFVIVLTAIFTGMVLGLQGYYTLVDFGSEASLGSAVAITLIRELGPVLSAIMIAARAGSAMAAEIGVMRISEQIDALETMDIHPVRFTFSPRLSASIISFPLLTAIFDITGIFGGFLSGVMMLGINRHMYMDKVIRSIELADVTGGFVKALAFGMIVSTMCCYKGFFAHLSGTSSGQGAKSISLATTHAVVNACILILVSDYIITFFLV; encoded by the coding sequence ATGTTGAAACAACATATTGAAAAATTAGGTTTAGCCTGCATTGACGGCACCCGGTCCATCGGCCGAATATCAATCTTTTTCTTCCAGGGTATCTTCCGGAATTTTGTGCCTTTTGTTCAGACTGCCAAAGTTATGGAACAGGTGTGGTTTATTGGTGCCAAGTCCATGTTTGTCATTGTTTTAACCGCCATATTCACCGGCATGGTATTAGGACTTCAAGGATATTACACCCTGGTTGATTTCGGCTCCGAAGCCAGTCTTGGGTCTGCCGTTGCCATCACTCTTATCCGTGAGCTCGGGCCTGTGTTGTCCGCCATAATGATTGCAGCCCGGGCAGGATCTGCCATGGCTGCGGAAATTGGTGTCATGCGGATTTCAGAACAGATTGATGCCCTTGAAACCATGGATATTCATCCGGTCAGGTTCACCTTTTCCCCCCGTCTTTCCGCATCCATTATCAGTTTCCCCCTTTTAACTGCTATTTTTGATATAACGGGTATATTCGGGGGGTTTTTATCCGGCGTCATGATGCTGGGTATCAACCGCCATATGTATATGGATAAAGTGATCCGAAGCATTGAACTCGCCGATGTCACAGGCGGCTTTGTAAAGGCCCTGGCATTTGGCATGATTGTCTCTACCATGTGCTGCTACAAGGGCTTTTTTGCACATCTTTCAGGCACCAGTTCAGGGCAGGGCGCTAAAAGCATATCCCTGGCCACCACCCACGCGGTTGTCAATGCCTGTATACTTATTCTGGTTTCCGATTACATCATTACCTTTTTCCTGGTTTAA
- the mlaD gene encoding outer membrane lipid asymmetry maintenance protein MlaD, producing MKSINKELYVGVFVLIGLLCAGYLTVVLGGVPMFSPKGYTLYAYFTSVSGLKTGATVEMAGVEVGNVSEIILDKKRFEAKVGLRIDQGIQLSEDSIASIKTAGIIGEKYVSISPGGSDIMLEDKEAFNNTESALDIESLVRKFIFKNDKDK from the coding sequence ATGAAATCAATAAATAAGGAATTATATGTAGGCGTTTTTGTTCTCATCGGCCTTTTGTGTGCGGGGTATCTTACAGTGGTCCTGGGCGGTGTTCCCATGTTCAGCCCAAAGGGGTATACACTGTATGCATATTTCACCTCTGTCAGCGGTTTAAAAACCGGTGCAACTGTTGAGATGGCCGGTGTTGAGGTCGGCAATGTTTCTGAAATCATTTTGGACAAAAAACGCTTTGAGGCAAAAGTGGGCTTGAGAATTGATCAGGGGATACAACTCAGCGAAGACAGCATTGCCTCCATTAAAACTGCGGGCATCATCGGTGAAAAATATGTTTCCATATCCCCGGGCGGATCAGATATCATGCTTGAAGACAAAGAAGCCTTTAACAATACTGAATCGGCTCTGGATATCGAATCCCTTGTCAGAAAATTTATTTTTAAAAATGATAAAGACAAATGA
- the miaA gene encoding tRNA (adenosine(37)-N6)-dimethylallyltransferase MiaA — MTKIITICGPTGIGKTGFAITLARELNGEIIGADSMQIYKYMDVGTAKPDENERELAIHHLVDFLDPADNFDAKQFTIHADQAISDIAKRGRVPVVAGGTGLYIRALLHGLFRGKPACPETLDELNQSLEEKGAPVLHQQLMQCDLQAAEKIHPNDGFRIVRALEVFLTTGVPISQSQQIHDFKSDRYQSLTFGLQMDRTRLYDRINQRVDIMMDNGLLDEVKGLVSRGYSLDLKSMQSIGYRHMGMYLKGEVSLEEAVRLLKRDTRRYAKRQFTWFNKEKDLIWIDTQDTEKAIVAAKNFLA; from the coding sequence ATGACAAAAATAATAACCATATGCGGTCCAACGGGTATCGGAAAAACAGGTTTTGCCATCACCCTTGCCCGGGAACTTAATGGGGAAATCATTGGTGCCGATTCCATGCAGATCTATAAGTACATGGATGTGGGGACTGCAAAACCCGATGAAAATGAGCGTGAGCTTGCCATACACCATCTGGTTGACTTCCTTGATCCGGCAGATAATTTTGATGCAAAACAATTCACAATCCATGCAGACCAGGCTATTTCCGATATTGCAAAACGGGGCAGGGTGCCTGTGGTTGCCGGCGGTACAGGGCTTTACATCAGGGCTTTGCTCCATGGTCTGTTCAGAGGGAAACCGGCCTGCCCCGAAACCCTTGACGAACTTAACCAGAGCCTTGAAGAAAAGGGCGCGCCGGTACTTCATCAACAATTAATGCAGTGTGATCTCCAGGCTGCTGAAAAAATCCATCCCAACGACGGATTCAGAATTGTCAGAGCCCTTGAGGTGTTTCTCACCACAGGGGTTCCCATTTCCCAGAGTCAGCAGATTCATGATTTTAAATCTGATCGATACCAAAGCCTTACCTTTGGCCTTCAGATGGATCGAACACGTTTATATGACCGGATAAACCAACGGGTGGACATCATGATGGACAACGGCCTTCTTGATGAAGTCAAAGGCCTTGTGAGTCGGGGGTATTCCCTGGATTTAAAATCCATGCAGTCCATCGGTTATCGGCATATGGGCATGTATCTGAAAGGTGAGGTCAGCCTTGAAGAGGCGGTTCGGTTGCTCAAACGAGATACCCGCAGGTATGCAAAACGACAGTTTACCTGGTTTAACAAAGAAAAAGATCTGATCTGGATTGATACCCAAGATACGGAAAAAGCCATTGTGGCCGCAAAAAACTTTTTGGCATAA
- a CDS encoding TusE/DsrC/DsvC family sulfur relay protein, giving the protein MATLEFNGKTFEIDEDGFLLDYNLYCEEWVEYVKGQEGIDEMTDEHWQLVKVLQDYYEKNGIAPMVRVLSKLTKFKLKHIYELFPSGPGKGACKMAGLPKPTGCV; this is encoded by the coding sequence ATGGCAACACTTGAGTTTAACGGGAAAACATTCGAAATAGATGAAGACGGATTCCTTCTTGATTACAATCTGTACTGTGAAGAGTGGGTAGAATACGTAAAGGGTCAGGAAGGCATCGACGAGATGACCGACGAACACTGGCAGCTGGTTAAAGTTCTCCAGGACTACTACGAGAAAAACGGTATCGCTCCCATGGTTCGCGTTCTTTCCAAGCTCACCAAGTTTAAACTGAAACACATCTATGAATTGTTCCCCTCAGGACCTGGTAAAGGCGCCTGCAAGATGGCCGGTCTTCCGAAACCGACTGGTTGTGTATAG
- a CDS encoding nitrilase-related carbon-nitrogen hydrolase — protein MMQNIRVALVIQNCPVNRFGDNLAETVKNICAAARHDCDFVVFPEMNLTGYAPADVSNAVTLNAPWMNELARLAVKHNLAILTGLVEKAGPGKIYATHLVFRPHQPVARYRKIHLSPFEAPYFSCGDDVALFEFKGVNFGIQLCYDAHFPELSTAMALKKADIIFIPHASPRGTPGEKSASWKRHLTARAFDNAVFVAAVNQVGENDAGLNFPGISMMIGPDGFLAGENRACENKMHIHVLDMSLLEHIRSHKMRYFLPNRRANLIE, from the coding sequence ATGATGCAAAACATCCGTGTGGCCCTGGTCATTCAGAATTGTCCTGTGAACCGGTTCGGTGATAATCTTGCCGAAACGGTTAAAAATATTTGTGCCGCAGCACGGCATGACTGTGATTTTGTTGTGTTCCCTGAAATGAACCTGACGGGTTATGCGCCGGCAGATGTAAGCAATGCCGTTACCCTTAACGCCCCATGGATGAATGAACTGGCACGGCTTGCAGTAAAACACAATTTAGCCATATTAACCGGTCTTGTGGAAAAGGCGGGGCCAGGAAAAATCTATGCCACACACCTTGTATTCCGCCCGCACCAACCAGTGGCACGATACCGAAAAATTCATCTCTCCCCATTTGAAGCACCCTATTTCAGCTGTGGAGATGATGTGGCTCTTTTTGAATTCAAAGGCGTCAATTTTGGAATACAGCTTTGCTATGATGCCCATTTCCCAGAACTTTCCACGGCCATGGCCTTGAAAAAAGCTGACATTATTTTTATCCCCCATGCGTCCCCAAGGGGAACTCCCGGAGAAAAAAGCGCCTCCTGGAAGCGGCACCTGACTGCCCGGGCCTTTGATAATGCCGTTTTTGTGGCTGCCGTTAATCAGGTCGGAGAAAATGACGCTGGTCTTAATTTCCCAGGAATTTCCATGATGATCGGGCCTGACGGGTTTCTTGCAGGTGAAAACAGAGCATGTGAAAATAAGATGCACATCCATGTGCTGGATATGTCATTGCTCGAACATATCCGCTCCCATAAAATGCGGTATTTTCTGCCCAACAGGCGCGCCAATCTCATTGAGTAG
- a CDS encoding penicillin-binding protein activator, with product MIYATHIKFGLFVCLIIALSFFTGCSRKTVPVTLSSDLSQMPVQDTADRQESVEEMIKLAGMLSDQGAVEDALLIYNHAYGLTQRPEAGHDAVFRSAILDDVERLLSTTDPQEIQKFSNIKKLSIPRDIFDYWLGSRLSQRKDYDNAAKVFNAFLENYPDHPRTGQVRQFLADLKTLSFNKKKLGVILPMSGKYKLYGQKAMKGIELALARLSELGIRDLTIVVKDSQSDSAQAALCVDQLGTEKVFSILGPIYVSKQAADKAQALGIPMMALTQQTEFPQYGDYIFSNFITPEMQVQALGAYVFNELGVTSLAVLYPDDKYGEHYMQLFSQMIDQFGGQLTAAQAYDGSAIDFSASIKNLISNTGTEGDKNRMSFNFQALFIPDSVSRINLLLPQLVYYDAQGFTLLGTNLWHSDSFLKETRTYNKNTVICDGYFSGSANPETIWFSKAFQALYQEEPGFLEAIAFDTAQILFMAANADDIDSRQRLKEVLQGQFIFDGATGHTRFDETGTPHKSLFLITVKNNKFVEITR from the coding sequence ATGATTTACGCAACACATATTAAATTTGGGCTTTTTGTCTGTCTTATTATTGCGCTTTCCTTTTTCACCGGATGTTCCCGAAAGACTGTGCCTGTAACCTTGTCTTCCGATTTATCCCAGATGCCGGTACAGGACACTGCTGACCGGCAGGAGAGTGTTGAGGAGATGATCAAGCTGGCCGGAATGTTAAGCGATCAGGGGGCTGTTGAGGATGCCTTACTCATCTACAATCATGCCTATGGTCTCACCCAAAGGCCAGAAGCCGGCCATGACGCAGTTTTTAGAAGCGCTATTCTTGATGATGTTGAAAGGCTTTTGTCAACCACAGATCCCCAAGAGATTCAAAAATTTTCAAACATAAAAAAACTTTCCATCCCCCGGGATATTTTCGATTACTGGTTAGGTTCCAGGCTTTCTCAACGCAAAGATTATGACAATGCAGCCAAGGTTTTTAATGCTTTTCTTGAAAACTATCCCGATCATCCCAGAACCGGGCAGGTAAGGCAATTTCTGGCCGACCTGAAGACCTTGTCCTTTAACAAAAAGAAACTGGGGGTTATTCTGCCCATGTCCGGCAAGTATAAGTTATACGGACAAAAGGCCATGAAAGGCATAGAACTTGCCTTGGCAAGACTCTCTGAACTTGGTATCAGGGATTTGACCATTGTGGTCAAGGACAGTCAGTCAGATTCCGCACAGGCTGCCCTCTGTGTGGATCAGCTCGGAACGGAAAAAGTTTTTTCCATTTTAGGCCCTATTTATGTTTCAAAACAAGCTGCTGATAAGGCTCAGGCCCTTGGCATTCCCATGATGGCCCTGACCCAGCAAACCGAATTTCCCCAATACGGGGATTATATCTTTTCCAACTTCATAACCCCGGAAATGCAGGTTCAGGCCCTGGGGGCCTATGTATTTAATGAACTTGGAGTGACAAGTCTGGCGGTACTATATCCGGATGATAAATACGGAGAGCACTATATGCAGTTGTTCAGCCAGATGATCGACCAGTTTGGAGGCCAGCTGACTGCAGCCCAGGCATATGACGGCAGTGCCATCGACTTTTCGGCATCCATCAAAAACCTGATCAGTAATACAGGCACCGAAGGTGATAAAAATCGTATGAGTTTTAATTTCCAGGCCCTGTTCATCCCGGATTCAGTGTCCAGGATTAACCTGCTTCTGCCCCAGCTTGTTTATTATGATGCCCAGGGCTTTACCCTGCTTGGAACCAATCTGTGGCACAGTGACAGCTTTTTAAAAGAGACCAGAACATACAATAAAAATACCGTCATCTGTGACGGATATTTTTCAGGCAGTGCAAATCCTGAAACCATATGGTTCTCTAAGGCCTTTCAGGCGTTGTACCAGGAAGAGCCCGGCTTTCTTGAGGCCATTGCATTTGATACGGCCCAAATTCTATTTATGGCTGCCAATGCCGATGATATTGACTCAAGACAGCGGCTTAAGGAAGTTCTGCAGGGACAATTTATATTTGACGGGGCCACCGGCCACACACGTTTTGACGAAACCGGCACCCCGCATAAATCGTTATTTCTGATTACCGTAAAGAATAATAAGTTTGTGGAAATCACCCGCTGA
- a CDS encoding ATP-binding cassette domain-containing protein, which translates to MPTPFIELIDIHKNFAGNSVLDGVNLTIEKGMVTCIIGKSGTGKSVLLKHIIGLMQADSGTVCVDGLPTDEMDSVQRHRFYKQISYMFQDNALFDFLTVWENIALPLTEKKKIPMEQIRSRVKEKMQALEISSHENKYPAQLSGGIRKRVALARALITEPVAVLFDEPTTGLDPVRRNSVHAMISTYQKEFGFTAVIVSHDIPQIFTIAQHVAMLDQGKIIYFGKSEEISHSDNDTVRAFISGKEA; encoded by the coding sequence ATGCCCACGCCTTTCATTGAACTGATAGATATTCACAAAAATTTTGCGGGCAACAGTGTGCTTGACGGTGTCAATCTGACCATTGAAAAAGGCATGGTTACCTGCATAATCGGTAAAAGCGGCACCGGAAAATCTGTGTTGCTCAAACACATAATCGGCCTGATGCAGGCCGATTCAGGTACGGTTTGTGTGGATGGTTTACCCACCGATGAGATGGACAGTGTTCAAAGACACCGATTTTATAAACAAATATCTTATATGTTTCAGGATAATGCACTGTTTGACTTCTTAACGGTGTGGGAAAATATTGCCCTGCCGTTGACCGAGAAAAAAAAGATCCCCATGGAACAGATCCGGAGTCGGGTAAAGGAAAAGATGCAGGCACTGGAGATCAGCAGCCACGAAAATAAATATCCGGCCCAATTGTCCGGAGGGATCAGGAAACGCGTGGCCCTTGCCCGGGCCCTTATTACCGAGCCTGTTGCCGTGCTTTTTGACGAACCCACCACAGGACTTGATCCGGTGAGAAGAAACAGTGTCCATGCCATGATCTCCACCTACCAGAAAGAGTTCGGGTTTACGGCTGTTATTGTCAGTCATGATATCCCCCAGATATTTACCATAGCACAGCATGTGGCCATGCTCGACCAGGGTAAAATTATCTACTTTGGAAAAAGTGAGGAAATTTCCCACAGTGACAATGATACAGTAAGGGCGTTTATTTCGGGAAAAGAGGCCTGA